A window of Candidatus Woesearchaeota archaeon genomic DNA:
GGGGAAAAATGTTGATAGGGACATGTCTGGAATCCAGAAGCGCATCAACCTTGTGCTGGGTTTCACCGGCATTGGCATGAGCCTGACTGTCTACGAGTTTCTAAAATACTATTGCATGCTTTATGGCCTGGGCAACAAGGATGCGCGAATTGCTTCTGCAATGAAGTCCGTTGATATTGAGGACAAGAGGGACACCATCACTCTTGAATTGTCATCCGGCTACAAGCAAAGGCTGCTTCTCGCAAAGGCATTGCTCAATGAGCCAGAGGTCCTCCTTCTGGATGAGCCTACAGTCGGCCTTGACGTGGAAATTGCCATCAAGATCCGTTCCCTGATAAAGGAATTGCAGAAAAAAGGCACTGCAATCCTGCTTACAACCCACAATATGTACGAGGTTGAGGAGCTCTGCGACCGGATTGCCCTGATTTCCAAAGGCAGAATAATCGCGCTGGGCACAGTTGATGAGATAAAGAAGATGATTAAGGTGGACAAGGTGATTGAGGTTGACGTCGACAGGCTTGCGGATTTTGCAGGGGAAATGAAAAGGCAGAAATACGTTGTCTCCAGCAGGATAGTTGATGATGTTGTGCATGTCAAGGTTGTCAGCTACGGGAATGTCAGGAAAGTCATGGATTTCCTGTCCAAGTCTGATTTTTTGATTTATTCTGT
This region includes:
- a CDS encoding ABC transporter ATP-binding protein translates to MFKTADSVAISGLVKIFSRGRKTVKALDNVSFSIRKGEIFGLLGPNGAGKTTLISVLCGLLEKNAGRVEILGKNVDRDMSGIQKRINLVLGFTGIGMSLTVYEFLKYYCMLYGLGNKDARIASAMKSVDIEDKRDTITLELSSGYKQRLLLAKALLNEPEVLLLDEPTVGLDVEIAIKIRSLIKELQKKGTAILLTTHNMYEVEELCDRIALISKGRIIALGTVDEIKKMIKVDKVIEVDVDRLADFAGEMKRQKYVVSSRIVDDVVHVKVVSYGNVRKVMDFLSKSDFLIYSVRLVEPTLEEAFLKIMRKDAGGKK